The Hyphomicrobium sp. MC1 genome window below encodes:
- a CDS encoding sigma-54 dependent transcriptional regulator gives MSKRILIVDDDPAQRRILEETIKRFGFETKSCGSGEQAVQVLEGQERPQIGLVLLDLIMPGMDGMAVLDRVGHVAGMPPIIVQTANGSIETAINAMRRGAVDFVVKPASPERLEVSIKSALKIEALTDEITRIKKTAEGKLTFGDLVLRGEAMTRVITLGKRAAASNIPVLIEGESGVGKELIARAIQGESDRAGQPFITVNCGAIPENLIESILFGHEKGSFTGAIDKRTGKFQEADGGTLFLDEVGELPLEAQVKLLRALQEGEIDPVGSKRPVKVNFRLISATNRDMIQQVKDGKFREDLYYRLNVFPIFVPPLRERVEDIPELARHFIARFAAEEGKRVTTISDRAMRLLQAYSWPGNVRQLENAVFRAVVLADGPELTVSEFPQIAAHVDGFEAEIPAAPSVVQKPQAYTGPALLGAENTVPHTVEMKTSSAGSALGIQAMAEDGEIRSLEAIEADMIRLALGRYRGHMTEVAKRLNIGRSTLYRKMQEYGLEPRTN, from the coding sequence ATGTCAAAGCGTATTCTGATCGTCGATGACGATCCTGCCCAGCGTCGAATTCTCGAAGAGACGATCAAGCGATTTGGCTTCGAGACCAAGTCATGTGGCTCCGGCGAACAGGCCGTTCAAGTTCTCGAAGGCCAGGAACGCCCCCAGATCGGTCTCGTCCTGTTGGACTTGATCATGCCGGGAATGGACGGCATGGCCGTTCTTGACCGTGTCGGCCACGTTGCTGGCATGCCGCCAATCATCGTGCAGACAGCGAACGGCTCGATCGAAACCGCGATCAACGCCATGCGCCGCGGCGCAGTCGATTTCGTCGTCAAGCCCGCCTCGCCAGAACGGCTCGAGGTATCCATCAAGAGCGCCCTCAAAATTGAAGCACTGACGGACGAAATCACGCGCATCAAGAAAACCGCCGAAGGCAAGCTGACGTTCGGCGATCTCGTTCTGCGCGGCGAAGCGATGACGCGTGTCATCACGCTCGGCAAGCGCGCCGCCGCATCGAACATCCCGGTTCTGATCGAAGGGGAAAGCGGCGTCGGCAAGGAACTCATCGCACGCGCCATTCAAGGCGAGAGCGATCGCGCCGGCCAGCCCTTCATCACGGTGAACTGCGGAGCGATTCCCGAAAACCTGATCGAAAGCATTCTGTTCGGTCACGAGAAGGGATCGTTTACCGGCGCCATCGACAAGCGCACCGGCAAATTCCAAGAAGCCGATGGCGGCACGCTCTTCCTCGACGAAGTCGGCGAGTTGCCCTTGGAAGCTCAGGTGAAGTTGCTGCGCGCCCTGCAGGAAGGCGAGATCGATCCGGTCGGCTCCAAGCGTCCGGTGAAGGTCAACTTCCGCCTCATCTCAGCGACGAACCGTGACATGATCCAGCAGGTCAAGGACGGCAAGTTCCGCGAGGATCTCTACTACCGTCTCAACGTCTTCCCGATCTTCGTTCCGCCTCTGCGTGAACGCGTCGAAGACATCCCCGAGCTTGCGCGCCACTTCATTGCCCGCTTCGCCGCCGAGGAAGGCAAGCGCGTGACCACGATCTCTGACCGTGCCATGCGTTTGCTGCAGGCCTACTCCTGGCCGGGCAACGTTCGCCAGCTCGAGAATGCGGTCTTCCGCGCGGTCGTCCTGGCCGACGGTCCTGAACTCACGGTTTCGGAATTCCCTCAGATCGCCGCCCACGTCGACGGCTTCGAGGCCGAAATTCCGGCCGCACCTTCGGTCGTCCAGAAGCCGCAGGCCTACACCGGCCCGGCCCTTCTCGGCGCCGAGAACACCGTCCCGCATACCGTCGAGATGAAGACCTCATCGGCGGGAAGTGCGCTCGGTATCCAGGCTATGGCTGAGGACGGCGAAATCCGCTCGCTCGAAGCCATCGAAGCCGACATGATCCGCTTGGCTCTCGGCCGTTATCGCGGCCACATGACGGAAGTCGCCAAACGGCTCAACATCGGACGCTCGACGCTTTACCGCAAAATGCAGGAATACGGCCTCGAGCCCCGCACCAACTAG
- a CDS encoding M3 family oligoendopeptidase: MRRWPLSDITLAPQSATKLADDRDALGNMPQWDLSDLYSGPGDPAIQRDLKEAAAEATRIKATYQGRLAELAKDGDKLIHPVKDYEKLSDLAGKLGSFSGLYYVLNQTDPARAKFNADVSEALTKLYTDLIFFELELNQIDDAVLESALKHESLKRYKPWFDDLRKEKPHQLDERIETLFTEKSQTSRGAWNRLFDETMSALRFEVEGEKEALSLEPTLNLLSHADEKKREAGSKALSKVFQANLPLFSRITNTLAKDKEISDRWHNFKDVSDSRNLANRVEGPVVDALVSSVRAAYPLLSHRYYAMKAKWLGKKTLASWDRNAPLPDKPERTITWSEAEQIVLRAYNGFAPEMATIAKQFFDKNWIDAPVKPGKAPGAFSASTVPSVHPYVMMNYLGKPRDVMTLAHELGHGVHQWLARDQGPLLAPTPLTLAETASVFGEMLTFRALIAETKDAREKKAMLAAKVEDMINTVVRQIAFYTFERKVHEARREGELTAEQINGFWMDVQAESLGPAIDLKPGYEVFWTYIPHFIHSPFYVYAYAFGDCLVNSLYGLYAEAHPGFVAKYFDLLKAGGSKHHSELLAPFGLDARDPQFWNKGLKVIEGMIDELETMS, from the coding sequence ATGCGCAGGTGGCCGTTGTCCGATATCACTCTCGCTCCACAATCCGCGACCAAGCTGGCGGACGATAGGGACGCCCTGGGCAACATGCCGCAATGGGATCTGAGCGATCTCTATTCCGGTCCCGGCGATCCGGCCATTCAGCGCGATCTCAAAGAAGCGGCCGCTGAGGCGACGCGCATCAAGGCGACGTATCAAGGGCGCTTAGCGGAACTCGCCAAGGACGGCGACAAGCTGATCCATCCGGTCAAGGATTACGAGAAGCTGTCCGATCTCGCGGGCAAGCTCGGATCGTTTTCCGGGCTCTACTATGTTCTCAATCAGACGGACCCGGCGCGTGCGAAATTCAATGCCGACGTCTCGGAAGCGCTGACGAAGCTCTACACCGATCTCATCTTTTTCGAACTCGAACTCAATCAGATCGACGACGCCGTGCTTGAGTCGGCGCTGAAGCACGAAAGCCTCAAGCGCTATAAGCCGTGGTTCGATGATCTGCGGAAGGAAAAGCCGCATCAGCTCGACGAACGGATCGAGACGCTTTTCACCGAAAAATCGCAGACGAGCCGCGGCGCGTGGAACCGGCTGTTCGACGAGACAATGTCGGCGCTGCGATTTGAGGTCGAAGGCGAGAAGGAAGCGCTTTCGCTTGAGCCGACGCTCAACCTGCTGTCGCACGCTGACGAGAAGAAGCGCGAGGCAGGATCAAAAGCGCTCAGCAAAGTTTTTCAAGCGAATCTGCCGCTGTTTTCGCGGATCACGAATACGCTTGCGAAAGACAAAGAGATCTCCGACCGCTGGCACAATTTCAAAGACGTTTCAGACAGCCGCAACCTTGCGAACCGTGTCGAAGGCCCGGTTGTCGACGCGCTGGTGTCGAGTGTCCGCGCGGCCTATCCGCTGCTGTCGCATCGCTATTACGCAATGAAAGCCAAATGGCTCGGCAAGAAGACGCTGGCATCTTGGGATCGCAACGCGCCGCTTCCCGACAAGCCGGAACGCACGATCACGTGGTCGGAAGCCGAGCAGATCGTTCTTCGGGCTTACAACGGTTTTGCGCCCGAGATGGCGACGATCGCCAAGCAGTTCTTCGATAAGAACTGGATCGATGCGCCGGTGAAGCCCGGCAAGGCGCCAGGCGCGTTCTCGGCGTCGACGGTGCCGTCGGTGCACCCTTACGTCATGATGAATTATCTCGGTAAGCCGCGCGATGTCATGACGCTCGCGCATGAGCTTGGCCATGGCGTCCATCAGTGGCTCGCGCGCGATCAGGGTCCGCTGCTGGCGCCGACGCCGCTGACGCTCGCCGAGACGGCGTCCGTGTTCGGCGAGATGCTGACGTTCCGCGCGCTCATCGCTGAGACCAAGGATGCGCGCGAAAAGAAAGCCATGCTCGCGGCCAAGGTCGAGGACATGATCAATACCGTTGTGCGCCAGATCGCATTCTATACTTTTGAGCGAAAGGTTCACGAAGCGCGCCGCGAGGGCGAACTGACGGCCGAGCAGATCAACGGCTTCTGGATGGACGTTCAGGCGGAAAGCCTGGGGCCGGCGATCGATCTAAAACCCGGCTACGAGGTCTTTTGGACCTATATCCCGCACTTCATTCATTCGCCTTTCTACGTCTACGCCTACGCGTTCGGCGACTGTCTGGTAAACTCGCTTTACGGCCTTTACGCCGAAGCTCACCCCGGGTTCGTGGCGAAATACTTCGATCTTTTGAAAGCAGGCGGGTCGAAACACCATTCGGAGCTGCTGGCGCCGTTTGGGCTCGATGCGCGCGATCCTCAGTTCTGGAATAAGGGACTTAAGGTCATCGAGGGGATGATCGACGAACTGGAAACCATGTCTTGA
- a CDS encoding potassium transporter Kup — MAQAPASSQAADYGVGEGHDSKNFWALALGSVGVVFGDIGTSPLYAFKEAITAASHRGLTAAEAAVGVLSLIFWSMTLVVTVKYVLLLLRADNKGEGGMFALMALGQTVARRSAPLLGALGIAGASFFYGDAVITPAISVLSAVEGLQLIAPQFERAVIPVAVIVLAGLFWMQSRGTDRVARFFGPVMCVWFAILALGGLVHIADNLHVLRALNPIEGISFVYHHGFLGLTVMGLVFLACTGAEALYADLGHFGRKPISVAWVYFVMPALVLNYFGQGALVMNDANAVENPFYRLYPDFMLIPMLILSTFATVIASQAVITGAFSLTRQAIQLGLVPRFEIRHTSESMAGQIYMPRVNWILFVAVLVAIFAFRTSSNLAAAYGVSVTAAMVIDSLMAFFVIWKCWKWPLWRVALIIIPLLLIEQAFFSANILKLLEGGWVPLAIACMLAIIMFTWVRGTRVLAKVTKRNEADLDWLVRKLEAKPPHRVSGTAVFLTGDPYAAPTSMMHNLKHNRVMHERNILLSIRTEETPRVARHERLTIERVSDHFIRIIARYGFMETPSVPKILEHARRKDCNIDIGSTSFFLSRRSLRMTAKSEMPRWQERLFIMLAGSAEDATTYFQIPTDRVVEVGTQVAV, encoded by the coding sequence ATGGCACAAGCGCCCGCCTCTTCTCAGGCTGCCGATTATGGCGTCGGAGAGGGGCATGACAGTAAGAACTTCTGGGCATTGGCACTGGGCTCGGTAGGTGTCGTCTTTGGCGACATCGGTACGAGTCCGCTTTATGCTTTCAAGGAGGCTATCACAGCTGCTTCGCACCGCGGGTTGACTGCCGCGGAGGCGGCGGTTGGCGTGCTGTCGCTCATCTTCTGGAGCATGACGCTCGTCGTCACCGTGAAGTACGTGCTCCTTTTGCTCCGCGCCGATAACAAGGGCGAGGGCGGTATGTTCGCGCTGATGGCGCTGGGCCAGACCGTCGCCCGCCGCAGCGCGCCGCTGCTCGGTGCGCTTGGTATTGCCGGCGCTTCGTTCTTTTACGGCGATGCGGTTATCACGCCGGCGATTTCGGTGTTATCGGCGGTCGAAGGCCTGCAACTCATCGCGCCGCAATTCGAACGCGCCGTCATTCCGGTCGCCGTCATTGTTCTCGCCGGCCTTTTCTGGATGCAGTCACGTGGCACGGACCGGGTCGCGCGATTTTTCGGTCCGGTCATGTGCGTCTGGTTTGCCATCCTGGCGCTGGGCGGCCTCGTCCACATCGCCGACAATCTGCACGTCCTTCGTGCCCTCAATCCGATTGAGGGCATTTCGTTTGTCTACCACCACGGCTTTCTGGGCCTGACGGTGATGGGCCTCGTCTTTCTGGCGTGTACCGGCGCCGAGGCGCTCTACGCCGACCTTGGCCATTTCGGCCGGAAGCCTATCTCTGTCGCCTGGGTGTACTTCGTCATGCCGGCGCTGGTGCTCAATTATTTCGGCCAGGGCGCGTTGGTCATGAACGACGCCAATGCGGTCGAAAATCCGTTCTATCGGCTTTATCCCGATTTCATGCTGATCCCGATGCTGATCCTGTCGACGTTCGCGACGGTGATCGCGAGCCAGGCAGTGATTACGGGGGCCTTTTCGCTGACGCGTCAGGCTATCCAGCTCGGCCTCGTGCCGCGCTTCGAGATCCGGCATACCTCGGAGAGCATGGCCGGACAGATCTATATGCCGAGGGTCAACTGGATCCTTTTCGTAGCCGTTCTTGTCGCGATTTTTGCCTTCAGGACGTCGTCCAATCTGGCGGCGGCCTACGGTGTGTCGGTGACGGCAGCGATGGTCATCGACTCGCTGATGGCGTTCTTCGTCATTTGGAAATGCTGGAAGTGGCCGCTGTGGCGCGTTGCGCTCATCATCATTCCGCTGTTGCTGATTGAGCAGGCGTTCTTCTCAGCCAATATCCTGAAGCTGCTGGAAGGCGGCTGGGTGCCGCTCGCAATCGCCTGCATGCTGGCGATCATCATGTTCACCTGGGTGCGCGGCACGCGTGTTTTGGCGAAAGTCACGAAGCGCAACGAGGCCGACCTCGATTGGCTGGTGCGCAAGCTCGAAGCGAAGCCGCCGCATCGCGTTTCGGGAACAGCCGTGTTTCTGACCGGCGATCCCTATGCTGCGCCCACGTCGATGATGCATAATCTGAAGCACAATCGCGTCATGCATGAGCGCAACATTCTGCTCTCGATCCGTACGGAAGAGACGCCGCGCGTGGCCCGTCATGAGCGGCTGACGATCGAGCGCGTGTCCGATCATTTCATCCGGATCATCGCGCGTTACGGCTTCATGGAAACGCCGAGCGTGCCGAAGATTCTCGAACATGCGCGCCGGAAGGACTGCAACATCGACATCGGTTCGACGTCGTTCTTTCTGTCGCGGCGTTCGCTGCGCATGACAGCGAAGTCTGAGATGCCGCGTTGGCAGGAACGCCTGTTCATTATGCTGGCAGGAAGCGCGGAAGACGCGACGACTTATTTCCAGATTCCGACCGACCGAGTCGTTGAGGTCGGCACGCAGGTTGCGGTGTAG
- a CDS encoding aa3-type cytochrome c oxidase subunit IV, with translation MDIDTSKGSPAMDYAAHLETYRDFVRFLKIGVITVAVILVLMKIFLV, from the coding sequence TTGGATATCGATACCTCGAAGGGTAGCCCGGCAATGGACTACGCAGCGCATCTTGAGACCTACCGCGATTTCGTGCGCTTTCTGAAGATTGGCGTCATCACAGTGGCCGTCATTCTCGTCCTCATGAAGATCTTTCTGGTCTGA
- a CDS encoding Re/Si-specific NAD(P)(+) transhydrogenase subunit alpha — MVTIAVTSEPADEPRVAVSPDTVKKFTGLGALVRIEQGAGLRSRFSDDAYRAAGAEIVSKADALSGADILLKVRRPSIDDVKALKPGAIVAGMVDPYGERDGLDALAGTGAIVFSMEFMPRTTRAQSMDVLSSQANLAGYKAVVDGASMFGQALPMMMTPAGTVPAAKAFIMGVGVAGLQAIATARRLGAQVTATDVRPATKEQVQSLGAKFIAVEDDEFKQAQTAAGYAKPMSAEYQAKQAELVANHIKSQDLVITTALIPGRPAPKLISRAMIESMKPGSIIVDLAAERGGNTEMTEPGKTIETPNGVKIFGPLNLAGTIAVNASSLYARNLLAFLETMIDKKEKTLAVNWDDELIKGTLIAKDGQIVHPNLATKTA; from the coding sequence ATGGTTACGATAGCTGTCACCAGTGAGCCGGCCGACGAGCCGCGCGTTGCCGTTTCGCCGGACACGGTCAAGAAATTCACCGGCCTCGGCGCGCTCGTTCGCATCGAGCAGGGCGCAGGACTCAGATCGCGCTTCTCCGACGACGCCTACCGTGCAGCCGGTGCGGAGATCGTCAGCAAAGCGGATGCGCTTTCCGGCGCCGATATTTTGCTCAAGGTTCGCCGTCCATCTATCGATGACGTCAAAGCACTGAAGCCCGGCGCGATCGTTGCCGGCATGGTCGATCCTTACGGCGAGCGCGACGGTCTCGACGCGTTGGCGGGGACCGGCGCAATCGTCTTCTCGATGGAATTCATGCCGCGCACGACACGCGCGCAGTCAATGGACGTGCTGTCGAGCCAAGCGAACCTCGCGGGCTACAAGGCCGTCGTCGATGGCGCTTCGATGTTCGGTCAGGCGCTCCCGATGATGATGACGCCCGCCGGTACGGTTCCGGCGGCAAAGGCGTTCATTATGGGTGTCGGCGTTGCGGGTTTGCAGGCCATTGCGACGGCGCGGCGGCTCGGTGCGCAGGTGACGGCAACAGACGTTCGCCCGGCGACGAAAGAGCAGGTGCAGTCGCTCGGTGCGAAGTTCATCGCGGTCGAAGACGATGAGTTCAAACAAGCGCAGACGGCTGCCGGTTATGCCAAGCCGATGAGCGCGGAATATCAGGCGAAGCAGGCCGAACTCGTCGCCAACCACATCAAATCGCAAGACCTCGTCATCACGACGGCGCTCATTCCGGGCCGTCCGGCACCGAAGCTTATTTCGCGCGCCATGATCGAGAGCATGAAGCCCGGCTCGATCATCGTCGACCTCGCGGCCGAGCGCGGTGGCAATACCGAGATGACGGAGCCCGGCAAAACGATCGAGACGCCGAATGGCGTGAAAATTTTCGGGCCGCTTAATCTTGCAGGCACCATCGCCGTCAACGCTTCAAGTCTCTACGCCCGCAATCTCTTGGCTTTCCTCGAAACGATGATCGACAAGAAGGAAAAGACGCTGGCGGTGAATTGGGACGACGAACTGATCAAGGGAACGCTGATCGCCAAGGACGGGCAGATTGTGCATCCCAATCTTGCGACGAAGACGGCATGA
- a CDS encoding proton-translocating transhydrogenase family protein yields MRLIQTLIAALAVTALTASSAFAAEGHGVSPSVYELMVFVIAVFVGYYVVWSVTPALHTPLMSVTNAISSVIVVGALLAVGVSLTDSDSGIARVFGFLALTMASINIFGGFLVTNRMLAMYKKKETPPPKKEG; encoded by the coding sequence ATGCGCTTGATCCAAACTCTGATCGCGGCTCTTGCGGTCACGGCATTAACGGCATCGTCGGCGTTCGCTGCCGAGGGGCATGGCGTCAGCCCGTCTGTATACGAGCTGATGGTGTTCGTGATTGCGGTTTTCGTCGGCTACTACGTCGTCTGGTCGGTGACGCCGGCTTTGCACACGCCGCTCATGAGCGTCACGAACGCGATCTCGTCCGTTATCGTGGTCGGCGCGCTGCTCGCCGTCGGTGTTTCGCTGACGGATTCGGACAGCGGCATCGCTCGCGTGTTCGGTTTCCTCGCATTGACGATGGCGTCGATCAACATCTTCGGCGGCTTCCTCGTCACCAACCGGATGCTCGCCATGTACAAGAAAAAAGAAACGCCTCCACCGAAGAAAGAGGGCTGA
- a CDS encoding NAD(P)(+) transhydrogenase (Re/Si-specific) subunit beta — MSANVAALLYLAAGVLFILALRGLSSPATSRKGNLYGMIGMTIAILTTLGLAEPTATSWILIVLGIGIGGFIGAKTAHEIPMTMMPELVAAFHSLVGLAAVFVAASALYAPSAFGILVDPAAPDLGIKAGSLLEMSLGVAIGAITFTGSVIAFAKLSGRMSGKPIMLPSRHLINAGLGILLILMIYAFIVSGGSAWLFWLIVALSLLIGVLIIIPIGGADMPVVVSMLNSYSGWAAAGIGFTLGNVALIITGALVGSSGAILSYIMCKAMNRQFLSVIAGGFGGETAAAGAAGGGEQKPVKLGSAEDAAYVLKNASKVIIVPGYGMAVAQAQHALREMADALKKAGVEVKYAIHPVAGRMPGHMNVLLAEANVPYDEVFELEDINSEFAQTDAVYVIGANDVVNPAAEEDKTSPIYGMPVLQVWKAGTVFFNKRSLASGYAGIDNPVFYRDNTVMLLGDAKKMTEEIVKSLAAD, encoded by the coding sequence ATGTCCGCAAACGTCGCCGCTCTGCTTTATCTCGCCGCCGGCGTTCTCTTCATCCTGGCGCTTAGAGGCCTGTCGAGCCCCGCGACATCGCGCAAGGGCAACCTCTACGGTATGATCGGTATGACGATCGCGATCCTTACGACGCTTGGGCTCGCCGAGCCGACGGCGACGTCCTGGATCCTGATTGTGCTTGGCATCGGCATCGGCGGTTTTATCGGCGCCAAGACGGCACACGAAATTCCGATGACGATGATGCCGGAACTCGTCGCGGCGTTTCACTCACTCGTCGGTCTCGCCGCGGTGTTCGTTGCGGCCAGTGCGCTTTACGCGCCATCGGCGTTCGGCATTCTCGTCGATCCGGCGGCGCCCGATCTCGGGATCAAGGCCGGCAGCCTGCTTGAGATGTCGCTCGGCGTTGCGATCGGCGCGATTACGTTCACCGGTTCGGTCATTGCGTTTGCGAAGCTTTCGGGGCGAATGTCGGGCAAGCCCATCATGTTGCCGTCGCGGCATCTGATCAATGCGGGCCTTGGGATTCTGCTGATCCTGATGATCTACGCGTTCATCGTGTCGGGTGGGTCGGCGTGGCTGTTCTGGCTGATCGTGGCGCTCTCGCTGCTGATCGGCGTCCTGATCATCATCCCGATTGGCGGCGCCGACATGCCGGTCGTCGTCTCGATGCTGAACTCGTATTCGGGATGGGCGGCTGCGGGCATCGGCTTCACCCTCGGCAACGTCGCGTTGATCATCACCGGCGCGCTCGTCGGCTCGTCGGGCGCCATCCTGTCGTACATCATGTGCAAGGCGATGAACCGGCAGTTCCTGTCCGTCATCGCGGGCGGTTTCGGCGGCGAGACTGCGGCGGCCGGAGCTGCAGGCGGCGGCGAGCAGAAGCCGGTCAAGCTCGGCTCGGCGGAAGATGCCGCCTACGTTCTCAAAAATGCGTCGAAGGTCATCATCGTGCCGGGCTACGGCATGGCGGTCGCCCAGGCGCAGCATGCGTTGCGCGAGATGGCGGACGCGCTGAAGAAGGCCGGTGTCGAAGTCAAATACGCCATCCACCCGGTTGCAGGACGTATGCCGGGGCACATGAACGTGCTGCTCGCCGAGGCCAACGTGCCCTACGACGAAGTTTTCGAACTTGAAGACATCAACAGTGAGTTCGCCCAAACCGACGCCGTTTACGTCATCGGCGCCAACGACGTCGTCAATCCGGCGGCTGAAGAAGACAAGACGTCGCCGATCTACGGCATGCCGGTGCTTCAGGTCTGGAAGGCGGGAACGGTGTTTTTTAACAAGCGTTCGTTGGCGTCGGGCTATGCCGGTATCGACAACCCGGTCTTCTATCGCGACAACACGGTGATGTTGTTGGGCGATGCCAAGAAAATGACGGAAGAGATCGTTAAATCCCTGGCTGCGGACTAG
- a CDS encoding YiiX/YebB-like N1pC/P60 family cysteine hydrolase, producing the protein MLAPVASASFENDIEHIEIIAATPVTNSALLARNLQFIYERASKARFADYDVVGIARQAPQLMYRLFDLRVGLRDHLAHYEMLGLMTPEATQGFRDVFRVLRYVSDMLGEVTTGHPRTHENGYLLRGFTGTDNNTLVNYAFYRSGTAHHFRSGDVVLVRGTAHNSAAIARIGDVDSQFSHIGVVYIDPQGDHWMVESLIEDGATITPLAKALDHNIVRAVLYRHRDADLGARAAKYIFDYVAASHAKGGKRILYDFSMRTDDTRNLFCSKLVRLAYEQGSFGTFRLPTYPTHIARKNKDFLDRVGVATDLTFAPADIDMESGFDLVAEWQDYRDTAGIRLQDFTMDKLFEWMDKYNYRFEETTAIKLVSLLGRFSSHFSEGAKEVLSSVFPRVPINMPRKTVAVVAMLHKTAEPIYRELMKLNQDCVAETGVPLHGLDAMAALESIREREGDRIGYLVRHRD; encoded by the coding sequence GTGTTGGCTCCTGTCGCGTCGGCGTCTTTCGAAAACGATATCGAGCACATCGAGATTATCGCGGCGACGCCGGTAACGAATTCGGCGCTGCTCGCCCGCAACCTGCAATTCATCTACGAGCGGGCATCGAAGGCGCGGTTTGCCGATTACGACGTGGTGGGCATCGCGCGGCAGGCGCCGCAGCTGATGTACCGACTGTTCGATCTTCGCGTCGGCCTTCGCGATCATCTGGCGCATTACGAAATGCTCGGCCTCATGACGCCGGAGGCGACGCAGGGTTTTCGCGACGTCTTTCGTGTGCTCCGTTACGTTTCCGACATGCTCGGGGAGGTCACGACCGGGCATCCGCGCACGCATGAGAACGGGTATCTGCTCCGTGGCTTTACGGGCACCGACAACAACACGCTCGTGAACTATGCTTTCTATAGGAGCGGAACCGCGCACCATTTCCGTTCGGGCGACGTCGTGCTGGTGCGAGGCACGGCGCACAACAGCGCGGCCATCGCCCGGATCGGTGACGTCGATAGCCAGTTCAGCCATATCGGCGTCGTCTACATTGATCCCCAGGGCGACCACTGGATGGTCGAGAGCCTGATCGAAGACGGTGCGACCATCACCCCGCTAGCGAAGGCGCTCGACCATAACATCGTGCGCGCTGTGCTCTATCGCCATCGTGATGCCGATCTCGGGGCGCGCGCAGCTAAATATATTTTCGATTATGTGGCGGCGTCGCACGCGAAAGGCGGCAAGCGCATCCTTTACGATTTCTCGATGCGCACTGACGATACGCGGAACCTGTTTTGTTCGAAGCTGGTCCGGCTCGCTTATGAGCAGGGCAGCTTCGGGACTTTCAGGCTGCCGACCTATCCGACGCACATCGCCCGCAAGAACAAGGATTTTCTGGACCGCGTCGGCGTCGCGACAGACCTGACGTTTGCGCCTGCCGACATCGACATGGAGTCGGGTTTCGATCTCGTCGCCGAATGGCAGGACTATCGCGATACGGCCGGCATTCGCCTGCAAGACTTCACGATGGACAAGCTTTTCGAGTGGATGGACAAATACAACTATCGCTTCGAAGAGACGACGGCGATCAAGCTGGTTTCGCTGCTGGGCCGCTTTTCATCGCACTTCTCGGAAGGGGCGAAGGAAGTATTGTCGTCGGTCTTTCCGCGCGTGCCGATCAACATGCCGCGCAAGACCGTTGCGGTAGTGGCGATGTTGCACAAAACGGCCGAGCCGATCTATCGGGAACTCATGAAGCTCAATCAGGATTGCGTCGCTGAGACGGGCGTTCCGCTTCATGGACTCGACGCGATGGCAGCGCTCGAAAGCATTCGTGAACGAGAAGGTGACAGGATCGGGTATCTGGTTCGTCATCGTGACTGA
- a CDS encoding alpha/beta hydrolase gives MLLVLKYILITLVLLYVVVAGAMYVAQRRFLYFPDPVRTAPAAAGLVGVSELVIPTPDGEKLIAWYRKARPGQPTLLYLHGNGGSLAFRAETMRKYIEHGRGMLMLAYRGFSGSTGSPTETANVADAKLAYETLIRDGVKPHDIILYGESLGSGVAIQVAKDEKVEGLILDAPYTSILELASAEFPWLPVRLLLKDRYESIKYIHDVHVPIFIMHGDADEVVPVEMGRRLFAAANEPKEIKIIPGGGHVIHDGPTFAFVNGWIDRLRAGKLLARD, from the coding sequence GTGCTTTTGGTTCTCAAATACATTCTGATCACTCTCGTTCTCCTCTATGTCGTCGTGGCGGGGGCGATGTATGTGGCGCAGCGGCGGTTCCTGTATTTCCCCGATCCCGTGCGCACGGCGCCCGCGGCTGCGGGGCTCGTGGGCGTGTCTGAACTCGTCATTCCGACACCTGACGGCGAGAAGCTGATTGCCTGGTACCGCAAGGCGCGGCCAGGTCAGCCGACGCTGCTTTATCTTCACGGCAATGGCGGTTCGCTGGCATTCCGCGCTGAGACGATGCGGAAATATATCGAGCATGGACGCGGCATGCTCATGCTGGCGTACCGAGGCTTCAGCGGTTCTACGGGGTCGCCGACGGAAACGGCCAACGTGGCGGATGCGAAACTCGCTTACGAGACGCTGATCCGCGACGGCGTGAAACCCCACGATATCATTCTGTATGGCGAATCGCTTGGGTCGGGCGTCGCGATCCAGGTAGCGAAGGACGAGAAGGTCGAGGGGCTCATCCTTGATGCGCCCTACACGTCCATTCTTGAATTGGCGTCGGCGGAGTTTCCGTGGCTACCGGTCCGCTTGCTGCTCAAGGACCGGTATGAGTCGATCAAATACATCCATGACGTCCATGTGCCGATTTTCATCATGCATGGGGATGCCGATGAGGTCGTGCCGGTCGAGATGGGGCGCCGGCTGTTCGCTGCCGCCAATGAGCCGAAGGAGATCAAGATCATTCCCGGCGGAGGGCACGTCATCCATGACGGACCGACGTTCGCGTTCGTGAATGGCTGGATCGACAGGCTGCGCGCGGGGAAGTTGCTGGCGCGCGACTAA